A single region of the Lycium barbarum isolate Lr01 chromosome 2, ASM1917538v2, whole genome shotgun sequence genome encodes:
- the LOC132627805 gene encoding cytochrome P450 81Q32-like — MDSLYLYFPVLFFVLYIISHHFLHKLQNLPPSPFPTLPFIGHLYLLGKPFHRALFKVSNRYGPVVFLQFGSRPVLLVSSPSAAEECFTKNDIIFANRPDFLSGKHFGYNFTSLAWSSYGEHWRNLRRISSLEVLSSYRIQTLSSIRSDEINYLIRRLFRVSIESPEKMVEMKSSLFNFTFNVISRMIAGKRYYGEKVENSKEANLFQDISKDTLAIIPKANILDFLPFMRWFGLHSVEEKMTEVQEKRDNFMQNEIDEHRRSKTSGSFPSAEVLAGKKKTIMEVLLDLQKTDPEYYTDETIRNLMLVLLQAGSDTSAVTLEWAFSHLLDNPKILKKAQTEIDNHVGQDHRIDESDFAQLPYIRCIINETLRMHPAAPLLVPHFSSEECKVAGYQVPRGTVLLVNAWGIHHDPKVWEDPEKFNPDRFIGFEGVKEGCKFIPFGSGRRGCPGENLAIHVIGLALGSLLQCFEWDKPNREIIDMSEGTGFTLSPKIQPLLAKCSPRQNMVKLLSEI; from the exons ATGGACAGCCTTTATCTGTATTTCCCAGTTCTTTTCTTTGTTCTTTATATCATCAGCCATCATTTTCTTCACAAGCTACAAAACCTTCCCCCTAGCCCCTTTCCAACACTACCTTTCATTGGCCATCTCTACTTATTGGGTAAACCTTTCCACAGAGCCTTATTCAAAGTCTCGAATCGTTATGGTCCAGTAGTCTTTCTTCAGTTTGGCTCTCGGCCTGTCCTCCTAGTTTCATCACCTTCAGCAGCAGAAGAATGCTTTACCAAAAATGATATCATCTTTGCCAATCGCCCTGATTTTCTCAGTGGTAAGCATTTCGGGTACAATTTTACCAGCCTTGCCTGGTCCTCTTATGGAGAGCACTGGAGAAATCTTCGAAGAATTTCCTCTCTTGAAGTTCTATCTTCCTATAGAATTCAGACACTATCAAGCATCCGTTCTGATGAAATAAACTACCTGATTCGTAGACTCTTTCGAGTCTCCATAGAGAGTCCGGAAAAAATGGTGGAGATGAAATCATCTCTTTTTAACTTCACGTTCAATGTGATATCAAGAATGATTGCAGGAAAAAGATATTACGGAGAGAAAGTAGAGAACTCAAAAGAAGCTAACCTATTCCAGGATATATCAAAAGATACGCTAGCCATTATTCCAAAGGCTAATATTTTGGATTTCTTGCCATTCATGAGGTGGTTTGGATTGCATAGTGTTGAGGAAAAGATGACGGAAGTACAGGAGAAGAGAGATAACTTTATGCAAAACGAAATAGACGAGCATCGACGGTCAAAGACTAGTGGTTCCTTTCCTTCAGCAGAGGTTCTGGCAGGGAAGAAGAAAACTATCATGGAAGTCTTGTTAGATTTACAGAAAACAGACCCCGAATACTACACAGATGAAACAATTAGAAACCTAATGTTG GTCCTACTCCAAGCTGGATCAGATACTTCAGCTGTAACATTAGAATGGGCTTTTTCACACTTGCTTGACAATCCAAAAATTTTAAAGAAGGCACAGACtgaaattgacaatcatgttggaCAAGACCACCGAATTGATGAATCCGATTTTGCTCAACTTCCTTACATCCGATGCATCATCAATGAGACATTGCGGATGCATCCAGCAGCCCCTTTACTTGTGCCTCACTTTTCATCAGAAGAGTGTAAGGTTGCAGGCTATCAAGTTCCGCGTGGAACAGTTCTATTAGTGAATGCATGGGGCATACATCATGACCCCAAGGTATGGGAGGACCCAGAAAAGTTCAATCCTGATAGATTTATAGGCTTTGAAGGTGTCAAAGAGGGCTGCAAGTTTATTCCATTTGGATCAGGAAGGAGGGGTTGCCCTGGTGAGAACCTAGCCATTCATGTCATTGGATTGGCACTAGGCTCACTTCTTCAATGCTTTGAGTGGGATAAGCCTAACAGGGAGATAATCGATATGAGTGAAGGGACTGGGTTCACACTTTCACCAAAGATTCAGCCTCTACTGGCAAAATGTTCTCCACGACAAAACATGGTTAAACTTCTTTCTGAAATCTAA